One Fusarium falciforme chromosome 1, complete sequence genomic window carries:
- a CDS encoding G domain-containing protein has product MQGSAKRNLVLFRELCGEDALQKVILATTMWDKVSEKRGYRREAELMNTQEFWGWMVDKGSAVHRHYNTRESAKKIIDQLANHDKKFVTDLQRQLVDEGLTLDQTSAGKELQSELLKERERWAEQLRLVQADMEAAMEKNDEEMEKIMREERDRYTRMIEQAENKTAALRVTMESLIARRDERVARMEKTLREQQEKHAAHGNLPKRAADGGAVRGKAKELKEVPPVSVSWFGSEFSLTSGRSSNSNVLVTDRRAPPGIKASATIVGERLDDKTSWVARYSDESWAVCPPSIILLIGAEGTNCEVFAPVAPELAVQFSCYAYDTTVTVLKEVVKKSKKKADCDIKAVALGYGTSYLISYGSSRKLRYRCDLKNYYPQLQQFLEAKKPLNVLHLTFHQAVALNPRSKTDYILVFSKRDGEAAISWICSSKVVNKEIRAWANETGGQGGE; this is encoded by the exons ATGCAGGGCTCAGCCAAGAGAAATCTGGTCCTGTTCAGAGAGCTGTGCGGAGAAGACGCCCTCCAGAAGGTGATCCTTGCCACCACCATGTGGGACAAGGTCTCGGAGAAGAGAGGCTACCGAAGAGAGGCCGAGTTGATGAACACTCAGGAGTTCTGGGGGTGGATGGTTGATAAAGGAAGCGCGGTTCACCGACATTACAATACGCGAGAGTCGGCAAAGAAGATCATCGACCAGCTGGCCAACCACGACAAGAAGTTCGTCACAGATCTGCAGAGACAGCTCGTCGACGAGGGCCTCACGCTAGATCAGACATCGGCCGGCAAGGAGCTACAGAGCGAGCTGCTGAAGGAGAGGGAGCGATGGGCCGAGCAGCTCAGGCTGGTGCAGGCGGATATGGAGGCGGCCATGGAGAAAAacgacgaggagatggaAAAGATCATGCGCGAGGAGCGCGACAGATACACGCGCATGATCGAGCAGGCGGAGAACAAGACGGCCGCCCTCCGTGTAACTATGGAGAGTCTCATTGCCCGGCGCGACGAGAGGGTCGCCCGCATGGAAAAGACGCTGCGGGAGCAGCAGGAGAAACATGCTGCGCACGGCAATCTGCCCAAGAGAGCAGCTGATGGCGGAGCCGTGCGTGGAAAAGCCAAGGAACTAAAAGAGGTCCCACCGGTTTCAGTCTCGTGGTTTGGAAGCGAGTTTAGTTTGACAAGCGGCAGAAGTTCCAACAG CAATGTTCTTGTTACCGATCGACGCGCGCCTCCAGGAATCAAGGCAAGCGCCACAATAGTCGGGGAACGATTAGACGACAAAACCTCGTGGGTTGCGCGCTACTCAGACGAGTCCTGGG CCGTCTGTCCACCGAGCATAATATTGCTCATCGGCGCCGAGGGCACAAACTGCGAGGTGTTCGCCCCCGTTGCCCCTGAACTTGCCGTCCAA TTCAGCTGCTACGCGTACGACACGACCGTCACCGTGCTCAAGGAGGTGGTcaagaagtccaagaagaaaGCCGACTGTGACATAAAGGCCGTCGCACTGGGGTATGGGACCAGTTACCTCATCTCGTACGGGTCAAGCAGGAAGCTGAGGTACAGGTGTGATCTGAAGAACTACTACCCACAGCTCCAGCAGTTTCTGGAAGCCAAGAAGCCGCTGAACGTACTT CATCTTACGTTCCATCAGGCCGTTGCGCTCAACCCGCGCAGTAAAACCGACTACATCCTCGTATTTTCGAAACGCGATGGGGAGGCGGCGATTTCGTGGATCTGCTCAAGCAAGGTCGTCAATAAAGAGATACGGGCGTGGGCCAACGAAACAGGGGGCCAGGGAGGGGAAtag
- a CDS encoding FAD-binding-3 domain-containing protein, translating into MPTAASNSPSLESDPSQEISLRIAVIGAGLVGAFTTAALSRLPGVKVVSFEKASKPHAAGAWISLSVTGLKVLTKLIPASEVSTIAYRPPDRGVYVTRHWKTGEAIIRRYSSEDLKDEHIQARTHREPLLKLILKHVPDGIIHYGRKVTGVHVESARAALTFEEDQATRERSQPSETFDLVVAADGIYSGIRRQFFPDHQVGYKGAVAYRAIFPTSRLAAIRTRLHDDSSLWTNNRGQMVFLSELGLGMYGVVIIQAEESKRAAGLMWERSIGREGLDELRQGYAAWDPIVVEVLAVLEDIQAYPLDSGPWLEHLSREGCVAFAGDAAHPTAGAYGAGAAMGFGDGWALARALEASRLAPRGSYQYNVHKALNLYEKIRRPFLARVEQQMGLDARNARYVGEADGEEWARRYLERNLLNLWLSEHDVELEAQKVIMELAFEPNGHQ; encoded by the exons ATGCCCACAGCTGCGTCCAACTCCCCTAGTCTCGAGAGCGATCCGTCGCAGGAGATTTCGCTCCGTATCGC GGTGATCGGCGCAGGCCTGGTCGGCGCATTCACTACGGCCGCGCTCTCGAGGCTGCCAGGCGTGAAGGTGGTCTCCTTTGAAAAAGCGTCAAAGCCCCACGCAGCCGGTGCTTGGATTAGTCTGTCGGTGACTGGCCTCAAGGTATTGACGAAGCTGATCCCTGCATCCGAAGTCAGCACCATCGCGTACCGGCCCCCAGACCGAGGCGTCTACGTGACGAGGCACTGGAAGACGGGCGAGGCCATCATCAGGCGGTACTCCTCGGAGGACCTGAAGGATGAGCACATCCAAGCCAGGACGCATCGGGAGCCTCTTCTCAAGTTGATCCTGAAGCATGTCCCCGATGGCATCATCCACTACGGCCGCAAGGTGACTGGTGTGCATGTCGAGTCAGCCAGGGCCGCCCTTACATTTGAGGAGGACCAGGCAACACGTGAACGAAGCCAGCCCTCGGAGACTTTCGACCTTGTGGTGGCCGCGGATGGAATTTACTCGGGGATACGAAGACAATTCTTCCCGGACCACCAAGTCGGGTACAAAGGTGCAGTGGCATATCGCGCCATCTTCCCCACATCAAGGCTTGCCGCGATCAGGACCCGCCTGCACGACGACTCATCGCTGTGGACCAATAACAGGGGCCAGATGGTGTTCCTCTCCGAGTTGGGATTGGGCATGTATGGTGTGGTTATCATCCAGGCTGAGGAATCGAAGCGCGCGGCTGGCTTGATGTGGGAACGCTCCATCGGGAGGGAGGGCTTGGACGAGCTTCGGCAGGGCTACGCGGCATGGGACCCTatcgtcgtcgaggttcTGGCCGTGCTCGAGGACATCCAGGCATACCCGCTCGACTCGGGCCCCTGGCTGGAACATCTCAGCAGGGAGGGCTGTGTGGCCTTCGCAGGGGACGCAGCGCATCCGACCGCCGGCGCGTACGGCGCAGGCGCAGCAATGGGCTTTGGCGACGGCTGGGCCCTCGCACGCGCGCTCGAGGCGTCCCGGCTAGCCCCCCGGGGCTCATACCAGTACAATGTCCACAAGGCTCTCAACCTCTACGAGAAGATCCGGCGGCCGTTCCTCGCCCGTGTCGAGCAACAGATGGGGCTGGACGCCAGGAACGCCCGGTACGTGGGCGAGGCCGACGGGGAGGAATGGGCCCGCAGGTACCTGGAAAGAAATCTGCTCAACCTGTGGTTAAGCGAACACGACGTCGAGCTGGAGGCGCAAAAAGTTATCATGGAGCTAGCATTCGAGCCCAACGGGCACCAGTAG
- a CDS encoding G domain-containing protein, whose translation MTPSITYSTFNVPEYKRLPPPESAGPLRTSATSTTYEPPRVEIEESDDDSGGSESDASFSDSELEEHSSSPLPKSKGFRNGRTPKPSDVFIAVMGVTGSGKSSFISMCSGKRVKIGHRLEACTTTVDVYPCNFFEDRTVYLIDTPGFDDTDKSDNEVLREIAAWLADSY comes from the exons ATGACACCCA GTATTACCTACTCTACCTTCAACGTACCAGAATATAAAAGATTGCCGCCTCCCGAGTCTGCGGGCCCTCTGCGGACATCTGCCACATCTACCACCTACGAGCCACCAAGAGTCGAAATAGAAGAGTCAGATGACGATTCAGGAGGATCCGAATCTGATGCAAGTTTTTCGGATTCCGAATTGGAGGAGCATTCAAGTTCACCGCTACCAAAGTCAAAAGGCTTTCGCAATGGCCGGACTCCCAA GCCGAGCGATGTCTTCATCGCTGTAATGGGCGTCACAGGGTCGGGCAAGAGCTCCTTCATCTCGATGTGCTCTGGGAAACGCGTCAAAATTGGCCATCGCCTCGAAGCTT GCACAACAACCGTTGATGTTTATCCATGCAACTTCTTTGAGGACCGCACCGTTTATCTCATCGATACTCCCGGGTTTGACGACACGGATAAGAGTGATAATGAGGTCCTCAGAGAAATCGCTGCGTGGCTCGCGGACTCATACTAA
- a CDS encoding FAD-binding-3 domain-containing protein, translated as MADSSIAKPLRVAIVGGGPAGLGAAIALSKHPFVDVVLYEKKPEISEIGNGLSIQRNTWRILERLGASRHIAANDVFRPRDGHVVQHRNGRTGQLVDQAFSPADIAPHQEPCRAQRSVLQQALLKEVPAGIIHIGKKLTTIERLPSGKIELTFADGSRDQVHLLVGADGIRSVVRQFAFPSHGIAYTGATSYRTVIRKSDALAINGVPNAVTFWHGTDGKWVYTCPLGGDDFEITTKISEADFEGRSSWGKEASVRHFVDSFTEFVQPVQQLLDHVTFVQQFDFFAGPKLETVISRNNVVLIGDASHPLSGAFGAGAGFALEDAVVLAGAVEWAHGFGRGLGPALALFDRVRSRHYAELYAVLDGFARSERELGDIKATLEPDAEIESRISSLWAPKHNWMYYHEANEALQAAIQAIDRSSGTTTARL; from the exons ATGGCCGACTCTTCTATAGCCAAGCCTCTGCGAGTGGCCATCGTCGGCGGAGGCCCAGCAGGCCTCGGCGCCGCCATCGCACTGAGCAAGCACCCCTTTGTAGACGTGGTTCTTTACGAAAAGAAGCCCGAGATCAGCGAGATCGGCAACGGGTTGTCCATCCAGCGCAACACATGGAGGATACTGGAGAGGCTCGGCGCGTCAAGACACATCGCCGCCAACGACGTGTTCCGGCCCCGTGATGGCCATGTCGTGCAGCACAG GAACGGCCGAACGGGGCAGCTCGTGGACcaggccttctcgcccgccGATATTGCGCCACACCAGGAGCCTTGCCGCGCCCAGCGATCGGTCCTGCAGCAGGCTCTCCTGAAAGAGGTCCCAGCTGGCATAATCCATATCGGGAAAAAGCTCACAACCATTGAGCGTCTCCCATCCGGGAAGATCGAGCTGACGTTCGCCGACGGCTCAAGGGACCAGGTCCATCTCCTGGTCGGCGCCGATGGCATTCGCTCG GTCGTGCGTCAATTTGCGTTCCCGTCCCATGGCATAGCATACACCGGGGCGACATCGTACCGCACCGTGATTCGTAAGTCTGATGCGCTGGCGATTAACGGAGTCCCCAACGCCGTGACCTTCTGGCATGGCACCGACGGCAAGTGGGTGTATACCTGTCCACTAGGCGGTGACGACTTTGAGATCACCACGAAGATTAGCGAGGCCGACTTCGAGGGCCGCTCGTCGTGGGGTAAGGAGGCCAGCGTGCGCCATTTCGTTGACAGCTTCACCGAGTTCGTGCAGCCCGTGCAGCAGCTGCTCGACCATGTCACGTTCGTGCAGCAGTTTGACTTCTTTGCCGGGCCTAAACTGGAGACGGTTATCTCTCGGAACAACGTCGTGCTGATCGGGGACGCCTCGCACCCTCTCTCGGGGGCCTTTGGTGCCGGCGCAGGATTTGCGCTGGAGGACGCTGTGGTCCTCGCGGGCGCCGTCGAATGGGCTCATGGGTTCGGCCGGGGCCTAGGCCCGGCGCTCGCATTATTTGACCGCGTGAGATCTCGCCACTACGCCGAGCTGTATGCCGTTCTGGATGGCTTCGCCCGCTCAGAGCGCGAACTTGGGGACATCAAGGCCACGCTCGAGCCAGACGCCGAGATTGAGTCCCGCATCAGCAGCCTGTGGGCCCCCAAGCATAACTGGATGTACTATCACGAA GCCAACGAGGCTCTACAAGCAGCCATTCAGGCGATCGACCGGTCCTCAGGCACGACAACAGCTCGCCTATAA
- a CDS encoding MFS domain-containing protein, with product MEKHDSPSVNQVELEATLTEVAKVATIHNTKLQKAALEGTADEHELSIRDAIRAYPQAIMWALVSSTCVIMEGYDTNLLSNFFAYPSFLIRYGRYVGVTPETPTGYQLTPAWQAGLSQGGGVGSVFGCLMCGYLVSKYGSRRVQLAALAALTAFIFVVFFAPNLPTLVVGEILCGIPWGILATTAPAYASEVLPPVLRTYMTSYTNMCFIIGQLISAGVLKGLSTRTDALGYKIPFALQWVWPVFLIPLIWMSPESPWYLVRMGKLHEAEESLRRLQSPKATNVDPQKTLSTIIYTNNLEQQLQVGTSYWDCFKGFELRRTEIACVVFAGQILCGICFAYNSSYFFSQVGLGTSTTYSLALGGTGLAFFGCLVNWFVLMPNFGRRTIYVWGMGGMCFVLILIGILNVWTHISAVAMTQACLTLLWTFIFQLSAGQLGWALPAEMGSTRLRQKTICLARDSSNIMGTIGGTLQQYFMNPQAWNLKGYTGFVWGGTCFCMFVWSYFRLPETWNRSYHELDILFAKKVPARQFATTVVDPFDTTVIDGITGKINNEAV from the exons ATGGAGAAGCACGATTCGCCCTCGGTCAACCAAGTTGAACTCGAGGCGACCTTGACCGAAGTTGCCAAGGTAGCGACAATCCATAACACCAAGCTCCAAAAGGCTGCTTTGGAAGGCACCGCCGATGAACACGAACTCAGCATTCGTGATGCCATCCGAGCCTATCCCCAGGCCATCATGTGGGCGCTTGTGTCGTCTACCTGTGTCATCATGGAAGGCTACGACACGAACCTCCTTTCCAATTTCTTTGCCTATC CGTCGTTCTTGATCAGGTACGGCCGATACGTGGGAGTTACTCCAGAGACCCCCACGGGATACCAGTTGACCCCGGCTTGGCAAGCCGGACTATCTCAGGGCGGAGGAGTCGGCTCTGTGTTTGGCTGCCTGATGTGCGGCTACTTGGTGTCCAAGTATGGCTCTCGACGGGTGCAGCTAGCAGCTCTGGCTGCCCTCACTGCCTTTATCTTTGTCGTCTTCTTTGCCCCCAACTTGCCCACGTTGGTTGTTGGCGAGATTCTCTGCGGTATCCCATGGGGTATTCTCGCCACAACAGCCCCGGCCTACGCTTCGGAAGTTCTACCACCAGTTCTCCGGACCTACATGACGTCGTATACGAATATGTGCTTCATCATTGGCCAGCTGATTTCTGCTGGTGTTCTCAAAGGACTCTCCACACGCACCGATGCATTGGGCTACAAAATTCCCTTTGCCTTGCAATGGGTCTGGCCCGTGTTTCTCATTCCTCTCATCTGGATGTCGCCCGAATCTCCCTGGTATCTGGTCAGAATGGGGAAGCTGCACGAAGCCGAAGAGTCTCTGCGCCGCCTACAGTCGCCAAAGGCCACCAACGTCGATCCTCAGAAGACACTTTCCACAATCATTTACACCAACAACCTCGAGCAGCAGTTGCAGGTCGGAACCAGCTACTGGGATTGCTTCAAGGGCTTTGAGCTCCGCCGTACCGAGATCGCTTGCGTCGTCTTTGCTGGTCAGATCCTGTGTGGAATCTGCTTCGCCTACAACAGCTCCTACTTTTTCTCCCAAGTTGGTCTCGGAACGAGCACGACCTACTCTCTTGCGCTTGGAGGAACCGGCTTGGCATTCTTTGGCTGTCTGGTCAACTGGTTCGTCCTCATGCCAAACTTTGGCCGACGCACGATTTACGTCTGGGGCATGGGCGGCATGTGTTTTGTGCTCATTCTCATCGGTATTCTCAACGTCTGGACTCACATCTCGGCCGTCGCCATGACACAGGCCTGCCTCACCCTCCTTTGGACTTTCATCTTTCAGCTGTCTGCCGGCCAGCTTGGCTGGGCGCTCCCTGCCGAAATGGGCTCGACTCGTCTTCGACAAAAGACCATTTGTCTCGCTCGCGACTCGTCCAACATTATGGGCACCATTGGCGGCACTCTGCAGCAGTACTTTATGAACCCGCAGGCGTGGAACCTCAAGGGTTATACTGGGTTCGTCTGGGGCGGTACTTGCTTTTGCATGTTTGTCTGGAGCTACTTCCGTCTGCCTGAGACCTGGAACCGCTCGTACCACGAGCTCGATATTCTGTTTGCGAAGAAGGTCCCGGCGCGCCAGTTTGCGACTACCGTTGTCGATCCTTTTGATACAACTGTCATTGATGGCATCACTGGCAAAATCAACAACGAGGCCGTCTAA
- a CDS encoding Alpha-galactosidase, whose product MTRTMIHEVVGSSSPSPIVVDGTSFALNGKNVSYRFHIDAPTGDLILNHFGGPVTEDPAEDAGPNGGGWSTQLHLRREFPDLGRGDFRTPAVHIKHSKGYALSDFKYKSHDVIKGKPSLPGLPSTFGRDDEVETLVLHLWDSCSSVAADLYYSVFPKHDAIVRSVRITNKGSNAISVEKLASFSVDFPHDEYEMLHLQGEWTRECTRTRRKVDYGLQGFGSNTGYSSHYHNPFLSLVSPTTTESQGDAWGFSLVYTGSFQIEVEKSPQGLTRTLVGMNPCQLSWPLKPGDTLVSPECVSIFSSAGIGDMSRKFHRLYRQNLIKSKFVHETRPVLLNSWEGLYFNFDEDTIYKLAQESAELGAKLFVLDDGWFGDKYPRVDDHAGLGDWVVNPRRFPNGLKPLADKINKLKAAGSDETLQFGLWFEPEMINKSSTLYEEHPEWVLHAGEYPRSETRQQLVLNAAIPEVQDFIIDSVANILETVPVAYVKWDNNRGMHESPAPDNHHAYMLGIYRVFEELTTRFPNVLWEGCASGGGRFDAGILQYFPQVWTSDNTDALDRIHIQFGTSLVYPPSSMGAHVSAVPNEVTGRTTPIRFRAHVAMMGGSFGLELDPAHMPAEDKAQIPDLIRLAEKINPIVIGGDIWRLNLPESSNYPSALFISEDGSQAVLFAFQIRATTVHNFPLLRLQGLDPRATYRLDGGRTISGATLMNGGIQFRFGTDYDSKVVLLERV is encoded by the exons ATGACACGAACCATGATCCACGAAGTCGTCGGCTCCTCCTCACCCAGCC CCATCGTGGTCGACGGGACTTCATTCGCCCTCAACGGCAAAAACGTCTCGTACCGCTTCCACATCGATGCCCCCACCGGcgacctcatcctcaaccacTTTGGCGGGCCGGTAACCGAGGACCCCGCCGAGGACGCCGGCCCCAACGGCGGCGGCTGGTCCACGCAGCTGCACCTCCGCCGCGAGTTCCCTGACCTGGGCAGGGGGGACTTTCGCACGCCCGCCGTGCACATCAAGCATAGCAAGGGCTATGCGCTGAGCGACTTCAAGTACAAGTCGCACGATGTGATCAAGGGAAAGCCCTCTTTGCCCGGTCTGCCTAGCACGTTTGGccgcgacgacgaggtcgagACGTTGGTGCTGCACCTGTGGGATAGCTGCAGCTCTGTCGCGGCGGATCTGTACTACTCTGTGTTTCCGAAGCACGATGCTATTGTGCGGAGCGTGAGGATCACGAATAAGGGGAGCAATGCGATTAGCGTTGAGAAGTTGGCGAGTTTTAGTGTGGATTTTCCGCATGATGAGTATGAGATGCTGCATTTGCAGGGGGAGTGGACTAGGGAGTGCACGAGGACGCGGAGAAAAGTCGACTATGGACTTCAGGG ATTCGGGAGCAACACCGGCTACTCCTCTCACTACCATAACcccttcctctccctcgtATCCCCCACAACCACAGAGTCCCAAGGCGACGCCTGGGGCTTCTCCCTAGTCTACACGGGCTCGTTCCAGATCGAGGTCGAAAAGTCTCCCCAGGGCCTCACCCGCACCCTCGTCGGCATGAACCCCTGCCAGCTCTCCTGGCCCCTCAAGCCCGGCGATACCCTCGTCTCCCCAGAGTGCGtgtccatcttctcctccgcTGGCATAGGCGACATGTCTCGCAAGTTCCACCGGCTCTACCGCCAGAACCTCATCAAGAGCAAGTTCGTCCACGAGACGCGCCCCGTCCTACTTAATAGCTGGGAAGgcctatattttaactttGATGAGGATACTATCTATAAGCTTGCTCAAGAGTCGGCAGAACTAGGAGCTAAGCTCTTCGTTCTGGATGATGGGTGGTTCGGCGATAAGTACCCTCGCGTGGACGACCACGCTGGGCTGGGCGACTGGGTCGTTAACCCGAGGCGGTTCCCCAACGGGCTGAAGCCGCTAGcggataagattaataagctGAAGGCAGCGGGGTCGGATGAGACGCTGCAGTTTGGGCTGTGGTTCGAGCCAGAGATGATTAATAAGAGCTCGACGCTTTACGAGGAGCATCCCGAGTGGGTGCTGCATGCGGGTGAATACCCGCGTAGCGAGACACGGCAGCAGCTGGTGCTAAATGCGGCTATCCCCGAGGTTCAGGACTTTATCATCGATTCAGTGGCCAATATCCTGGAGACAGTGCCGGTGGCATATGTCAAGTGGGATAATAATAGGGGCATGCATGAGAGTCCTGCCCCTGATAACCACCACGCCTACATGCTAGGCATATACCGCGTCTTCGAGGAGCTAACCACCCGGTTCCCTAACGTCCTCTGGGAAGGCTGTGCCTCCGGCGGTGGTCGCTTCGACGCCGGCATCCTCCAGTACTTCCCCCAGGTCTGGACGTCCGACAACACTGATGCCCTCGACCGCATCCACATCCAGTTCGGCACATCCCTCGTCTACCCCCCGTCGTCTATGGGCGCGCACGTCTCTGCCGTCCCCAACGAAGTCACCGGCCGGACCACACCCATCCGCTTCCGCGCCCACGTCGCCATGATGGGCGGCTCTTTCGGGCTGGAGCTCGACCCGGCGCACATGCCCGCCGAGGACAAGGCGCAGATCCCGGACCTGATCCGCCTGGCGGAGAAGATCAACCCCATCGTTATAGGAGGAGACATCTGGCGGCTAAACCTGCCCGAGTCGTCGAACTACCCGTCTGCGCTATTCATATCCGAGGACGGGAGCCAGGCGGTGCTATTTGCGTTCCAGATCAGGGCGACGACGGTGCATAACTTCccgctgctgaggctgcAAGGGTTGGATCCGCGGGCGACGTACAGGCTTGATGGCGGGAGGACGATTTCGGGCGCGACGCTGATGAATGGGGGGATCCAGTTCCGGTTTGGGACGGACTATGATAGCAAGGTTGTGCTGCTGGAGAGGGTATAG